Genomic window (Solanum stenotomum voucher PI 320364 plastid, complete genome):
AACGACAAGTCGAAGGCAATAAAATATGAAAAATAAATATATTTTTCATATTTCTAAGCTAAGATTAAACAAAAGGATTTGCAAATAAAAGTGCTAATGCTACAACCAGTCCATAAATTGTTAAAGCTTCCATAAAAGCTAGACTAAGCAATAGCGTACCTCGTATTTTTCCCTCTGCCTCAGGCTGTCTCGCGATACCCTCTACAGCTTGACCCGCAGCAGTCCCTTGACCAATTCCAGGTCCAATAGAAGCAAGCCCTACGGCCAATCCAGCAGCAATAACGGAAGCGGCGGAAATCAGTGGATTCATGATAAGTTCCTCGTACCAAAAAAAGAAATGGTTAATGATACAATCAACCAATGAATTATGACTTAATTATTCCCTCACTAGGACTCATCCAGTCGAAGTAACTAAGAACTTCGGATTGAAGTAATAAGATTATTGAATCATCAAAACAACTTCGATATATCTTTTTTACTTTTTAGCCACAGAGTCTTTGTGAACCCATACGACTTTCGTTCTTCCATTTCTTGTTCTTGGTTCGAACTGTTAGTTGAATTATTTCTTGATTTCATCCGTTTATTCATTCAATTCACAGTCACAAGGGGCCGGAAGGACTTCTAGTCTATTAGAATCCCCTAGAGTAGTAAAATATATCTTTAGTTCATTTGATATATAACTAGCACTAGGCAATATCTAATATCACATATACATGTCTTTCTTCCATAACGTAAACCAAGCATTCATCTTAGATTCAATCCTATTCGAGAATCAAGCGTCGAAACATCTAGAAGGGTTCGCTTATAGTTATTCAAGTACAGATACCTCCCGCCCCTTTCTAAAATACTAAAAAAAAACCTTTTTAAAAATTCTTTTGAATCTTACCTTTTCTTATTATTCCACCTAGAGAAATCTAAATGGACAAATTGATTAGGACGACTAATTCCATAGGTATAGAAATATCATTATTTGATTGATCTAAGTTCATGCAATTTATTAATAAAACTGAATAAAAAAATTATTCATTTTTATTATTTATTTATTATTAATATTTTGGTCAATCGTTGAATAAAATCAACTGAAAGGGAAATCATTTCGCCTTTTTTTTTTATTTTTTTATTTAATTACACGTCGTAAACCTATACAACAAGAATTATTGACAAAAATTCTTATAT
Coding sequences:
- the atpH gene encoding AtpH; translation: MNPLISAASVIAAGLAVGLASIGPGIGQGTAAGQAVEGIARQPEAEGKIRGTLLLSLAFMEALTIYGLVVALALLFANPFV